A section of the Osmia lignaria lignaria isolate PbOS001 chromosome 16, iyOsmLign1, whole genome shotgun sequence genome encodes:
- the LOC117600744 gene encoding uncharacterized protein LOC117600744, which translates to MAVRLASDTIRTLYAIKCMKKDSKHRSQSPVYKDNTPNTCKEENMRQTLSKSFTSSIHSESSDNALIFKVHPSDLPLRNDVKQRTECNELNDILAKWNVYKPKK; encoded by the exons ATGGCTGTACGATTGGCGTCCGATACAATAC GTACATTGTATGCCATTAAATGCATGAAAAAGGATAGCAAGCATCGGTCACAATCCCCAGTTTATAAGGATAATACACCAAATACgtgtaaagaagaaaatatgagACAAACGTTGTCAAAATCGTtcacaagttccatacattctGAATCCAGTGATAACGCGCTTATTTTTAAAGTTCATCCAAGTGATCTACCTCTACGGAACGATGTGAAACAACGAACAGAATGCAACGAGCTTAACGATATTTTAGCTAAATGGAATGTTTATAAACCGAAGAAATAG